In Streptomyces sp. P3, one DNA window encodes the following:
- a CDS encoding SLC13 family permease yields the protein MDGLPDLLDGAGSVPTPSRRTALNAPLAETLSVLLLAAALGWAVLRPAGRSEALVAVPAAAVVTALGAVSPEHALTEAERLGPVVGFLAAVLVLAHLCDVEGLFTACGAWMARRAAGRPRRLLVSVFVLASAVTAALSLDATVVLLTPVVFATAARMGVRSRPHVYACAHLSNTASLLLPVSNLTNLLAFTASGLSFTRFAALMALPWVVAIGAEYLVVRRFFAADVPAAEPTADDGPEPELPLFALVTVACTLAGFVVASAVGVEPAWAALAGALVMAGRALARRRVTPLVVVRAAAPGFLAFVLALGIVVRAVVDNGLAGALRHVLPGGSGLLALLGVAAVAAVLANLINNLPAVLVLVPLAAPAGAGAVLAVLLGVNIGPNLTYAGSLATLLWRRVVRERDERVEVGEFTRLGLLTVPAALIPAVVALWASLQVIGA from the coding sequence ATGGACGGGCTCCCGGACCTCCTCGATGGGGCGGGCAGCGTCCCGACCCCGTCCCGGAGAACCGCACTGAACGCCCCGCTCGCCGAAACTCTGTCCGTCCTCCTGCTCGCCGCCGCTCTCGGCTGGGCGGTCCTGCGCCCGGCCGGGCGGTCGGAGGCCCTGGTCGCAGTCCCCGCGGCGGCGGTGGTGACCGCCCTGGGCGCGGTGTCGCCCGAGCACGCCCTGACCGAGGCCGAGCGGCTCGGCCCGGTCGTCGGCTTCCTCGCCGCGGTACTGGTGCTGGCCCACCTGTGCGACGTCGAGGGACTGTTCACCGCGTGCGGCGCATGGATGGCCCGCCGGGCGGCCGGCCGGCCCCGGCGCCTGCTGGTCTCGGTGTTCGTGCTGGCGTCGGCCGTCACGGCCGCGCTCAGCCTGGACGCCACGGTCGTGCTGCTGACGCCGGTCGTGTTCGCCACCGCGGCCCGCATGGGAGTGCGCTCGAGGCCGCACGTCTACGCGTGTGCGCACCTGTCGAACACCGCCTCGCTCCTGCTGCCGGTCTCCAACCTCACCAACCTGCTGGCGTTCACCGCGAGCGGGCTGAGCTTCACCCGCTTCGCCGCCCTGATGGCGCTGCCGTGGGTGGTCGCGATCGGCGCCGAGTACCTGGTCGTACGACGCTTCTTCGCCGCCGACGTGCCCGCCGCCGAACCCACCGCGGACGACGGTCCGGAGCCCGAGCTGCCGCTGTTCGCGCTGGTCACCGTGGCCTGCACGCTGGCGGGGTTCGTGGTGGCCTCCGCCGTCGGGGTCGAACCGGCCTGGGCCGCGCTGGCCGGCGCCCTCGTCATGGCCGGGCGCGCGCTGGCACGACGACGTGTGACGCCCCTCGTCGTGGTGCGGGCCGCCGCACCGGGGTTCCTCGCGTTCGTGCTGGCGCTCGGGATCGTGGTGCGCGCGGTGGTCGACAACGGTCTCGCCGGCGCGTTGCGGCACGTGCTGCCCGGCGGCTCGGGTCTCCTCGCGCTGCTGGGCGTCGCCGCGGTGGCCGCCGTCCTCGCAAACCTGATCAACAACCTGCCCGCGGTGCTGGTCCTGGTGCCGCTCGCCGCCCCGGCCGGAGCCGGGGCGGTACTCGCGGTGCTGCTGGGCGTGAACATCGGCCCGAACCTGACCTACGCGGGATCCCTCGCGACGCTGCTGTGGCGGCGTGTGGTGCGGGAGCGCGACGAGCGCGTGGAGGTCGGCGAGTTCACCCGGCTCGGCCTGCTCACGGTACCGGCCGCGCTGATCCCGGCCGTGGTGGCGCTGTGGGCCTCGCTCCAGGTGATCGGCGCCTGA
- a CDS encoding SpoIIE family protein phosphatase, protein MSPEYPFDEAATARAVVDDVGTLIGWNEGARALLGWSPDEVVGRPAVELLTGRPPLLTGSRWDGTVTLRHRDGRTVPTWLLAHHSRSEDGRPGQWLVVTPLTRSGPAPADEPLAMAGLAQSPCAVAVYDEQLRLCRINDAMSAVIGLPEERVKGLRPSEIGGRSQSAELERHMLQVLHSGRARDVETYLRAGGEDRAHAWLARMAPVTDPAGRIRGVCLAAHDFTEHHRSRERLQLVNEASVRIGSTLDVIRTAQELAEVCVPALADFVSVDLLDPQDGEPPARFAPPVSLRRAAHHSVNPGNPEAVARPGEAQDYPAGSPQADSLAAGRTIVATVAGGGLDAWLARDPARAARVRELGVHSTMCVPIRARGVTLGVAVLTRFRRPEPFSPDDALLAEEVTTRAAVCIDNARRYSRERDTALALQRSLLPRTLPRTAAVEAASRYLPAARAGVGGDWFDVIPLSGMRVALVVGDVVGHGVQASATMGRLRTAVRTLADIDLAPDELLTHLDDLVVRLSEEAGGEGSPGEVGATCLYAVYDPVSRRCILARAGHPPPVLLRPDGAPRRIELPVGPPLGVGGLPFESAELEVAEGSVLAFYTDGLVESRERDAEAGHRLLRDALADPSGSLDETCDRILHTLLPPGGASDDVALLLARTRGLPASQVATWDIPADPALVAPIRKQAVQQLARWDLGDASFTTELVVSELVTNAIRYGSRPIRLRLIHDATTLICEVSDHSHTAPHLRRAKTWDEGGRGLLLVAQLTQRWGSRHTAEGKTIWAELALLGEE, encoded by the coding sequence ATGAGCCCGGAGTATCCGTTCGACGAGGCCGCGACAGCCCGGGCCGTCGTCGACGACGTCGGCACGCTCATCGGGTGGAACGAGGGCGCTCGCGCCCTTCTCGGCTGGTCCCCGGACGAGGTCGTGGGCCGGCCCGCGGTGGAACTCCTGACCGGACGGCCGCCCCTCCTCACCGGCTCCCGCTGGGACGGAACCGTGACTCTGCGCCACCGCGACGGCCGTACGGTACCCACCTGGCTGCTCGCCCACCACAGCCGGTCCGAGGACGGCCGGCCCGGGCAGTGGCTCGTCGTCACCCCGCTCACCCGGAGCGGCCCCGCCCCCGCGGACGAGCCGCTCGCCATGGCGGGGCTGGCCCAGTCCCCCTGTGCCGTGGCGGTCTACGACGAACAGCTGCGGCTGTGCCGGATCAACGACGCGATGAGCGCCGTCATCGGGCTCCCCGAGGAGCGCGTCAAGGGACTGCGGCCCTCCGAGATCGGCGGGCGGTCGCAGAGCGCCGAACTCGAACGGCACATGCTGCAGGTGCTCCACAGCGGCCGGGCCCGGGACGTGGAGACGTACCTGCGGGCCGGCGGGGAGGACCGCGCGCACGCCTGGCTGGCCCGGATGGCGCCGGTGACCGACCCGGCAGGCCGGATCCGGGGCGTGTGCCTGGCCGCCCACGACTTCACCGAGCACCACCGCTCCCGTGAGCGGCTCCAGCTGGTCAACGAGGCGAGCGTGCGCATCGGCAGCACCCTCGACGTGATCCGCACCGCCCAGGAGCTGGCCGAGGTGTGCGTCCCCGCGCTCGCCGACTTCGTCAGCGTCGACCTGCTCGACCCGCAGGACGGCGAACCCCCGGCCCGGTTCGCCCCGCCGGTGAGCCTGCGGCGCGCGGCACACCACTCGGTGAACCCCGGCAACCCCGAGGCGGTGGCCAGGCCCGGCGAGGCGCAGGACTACCCGGCCGGGTCCCCGCAGGCCGACTCGCTGGCCGCGGGCCGCACCATCGTCGCCACGGTGGCCGGCGGCGGACTGGACGCCTGGCTGGCCCGGGACCCGGCCCGCGCCGCCCGGGTGCGGGAACTCGGCGTCCACTCCACGATGTGCGTGCCGATCCGGGCCCGGGGCGTCACCCTCGGCGTCGCCGTCCTCACCCGGTTCCGGCGGCCCGAGCCCTTCTCCCCGGACGACGCGCTGCTGGCGGAGGAGGTCACGACCCGCGCCGCCGTCTGTATCGACAACGCCCGCCGGTACTCCCGCGAACGGGACACGGCCCTCGCCCTGCAGCGCAGCCTGCTGCCGCGGACCCTGCCGCGCACGGCCGCCGTCGAGGCCGCCTCCCGCTACCTCCCGGCCGCCCGGGCCGGGGTCGGCGGCGACTGGTTCGACGTCATCCCGCTGTCCGGGATGCGCGTGGCCCTGGTCGTCGGGGACGTCGTCGGGCACGGCGTCCAGGCCTCGGCCACCATGGGCCGGCTGCGCACCGCCGTGCGCACCCTCGCCGACATCGACCTGGCCCCCGACGAGCTGCTCACCCACCTGGACGACCTGGTCGTCCGGCTGTCGGAGGAGGCCGGCGGTGAGGGCAGCCCCGGTGAGGTCGGCGCGACCTGCCTGTACGCGGTGTACGACCCCGTGTCGCGCCGCTGCATCCTGGCCCGCGCCGGGCACCCCCCGCCGGTCCTGCTGCGGCCCGACGGCGCGCCCCGGCGGATCGAGCTGCCCGTCGGCCCCCCGCTGGGCGTGGGCGGGCTGCCGTTCGAGTCGGCCGAGCTGGAGGTGGCCGAGGGCAGTGTGCTCGCCTTCTACACCGACGGCCTGGTCGAGTCCCGCGAGCGGGACGCGGAGGCCGGGCACCGGCTGCTCCGGGACGCCCTGGCCGACCCGTCGGGCTCCCTGGACGAGACCTGCGACCGGATCCTGCACACCCTGCTGCCCCCCGGCGGGGCCTCCGACGACGTGGCCCTGCTGCTCGCACGCACCCGGGGCCTGCCCGCCTCCCAGGTCGCGACCTGGGACATCCCCGCCGATCCCGCACTGGTCGCGCCGATCCGCAAACAGGCCGTCCAACAGCTGGCGCGCTGGGATCTGGGCGACGCGTCGTTCACCACCGAGCTGGTGGTGAGCGAGCTCGTCACCAACGCGATCCGGTACGGCTCCCGCCCCATCCGGCTGCGGCTCATCCATGACGCGACGACGCTGATCTGCGAGGTCTCCGACCACAGCCACACGGCCCCGCACCTGCGCCGGGCGAAGACCTGGGACGAGGGCGGCCGCGGCCTGCTCCTGGTCGCCCAGCTCACCCAGCGCTGGGGAAGCCGGCACACCGCCGAGGGCAAGACGATCTGGGCGGAGCTGGCCCTCCTCGGGGAGGAGTGA
- a CDS encoding glycoside hydrolase family 2 TIM barrel-domain containing protein — translation MTVTRRSVLAASAAAPAAGAVLGGTPARVVAPAASTPGRRTVPLRDGWRFALVDAGGLSDPTGQYADAADPGHDDSTWRAVAVPHDWSIEQAPTTQNGTTSGTGFFPGGLGWYRLAFTLSPAHAGKRISVEFDGVHMDSTVYCNGTEVGRHPYGYTGFAFDLTDLLHTDGVTGNVIAVRVQNRLPSSRWYSGSGIYREARLVVTEPVHVTRWGTYVTTPEVTGKRAVVRVATTVANASGAGADVEIVSRVRAPNGRTVARTSSTVAVTEQATETHELSVAGPRRWDFATPHHRYTLETELRVGGRAVDSHRTPFGIRTVRFDPDEGFHLNGVHAKIKGVDLHHDLGALGAAVNIDAIRRQMTIMKSMGVNAFRTSHNPPSPEMVRVCEELGIVMLVEAFDCWKTGKTRYDYGRFFDEWCERDAAEMVLAARNSPAVVLWSIGNEIPDSTSTAGLAMADRIIAAIRAADDTRPLVIGSDKYRRPPARGTAADLMLAKLDGLGLNYNTAQSVDALHAAYPHLFLFESESSSETSTRGAYQEPEHLNTGENHTPGGRATSSYDNNLASWTMSGEYGHKKDRDRKWFTGQFLWSGIDYIGEPTPYDVFPVKASFFGAVDTAGFPKDMYHLFRSQWVDEPMVHLLPMTWNHEPGDTVEVWAYSNVDTVELYLDGKSLGVRTFDRKKTVDGRAYLETTEATGDDKTFTTGPYPGSYTSPGGSAGKLHLTWRVPYAPGELKAVARRKGRTVATDVLRTAGAPHAVRLTADRRSLPADGRSLVFVTADVVDARGTVVPDAEHLISFEVRGGSLAGLDNGRQESAERYQATTRTAFHGKALAVVRSGVEAGALKVTARADGLRRGTVTVRATPARQVAATPAAVFAADLPAPVDHPRPDASHSGRPDTLPAAMLDGDPATGWSNAFVKAATALLPAFSGARTKDWVSVDYGRTRDFDRVEVSFTVDAAHSLPASVTAEVWDGRRYVPVTGAVIDWATASNTPTALTFDPVRGSKLRLSLTSGAPGTPRGAVRITRWEA, via the coding sequence ATGACGGTCACGCGCAGATCGGTCCTTGCCGCTTCTGCGGCCGCACCGGCCGCAGGAGCAGTCCTCGGGGGCACGCCGGCCCGGGTCGTCGCTCCCGCCGCGAGCACGCCGGGGCGCCGTACGGTCCCGCTGCGCGACGGCTGGCGATTCGCGCTGGTCGACGCCGGCGGGCTCTCCGACCCCACCGGCCAATACGCGGACGCCGCCGACCCCGGCCACGATGACTCGACCTGGCGTGCGGTGGCCGTCCCGCACGACTGGAGCATCGAACAGGCCCCCACCACGCAGAACGGCACGACCAGCGGCACCGGCTTCTTCCCGGGCGGCCTGGGCTGGTACCGGCTCGCCTTCACGCTGTCGCCCGCGCACGCGGGCAAGCGGATCTCGGTCGAGTTCGACGGCGTCCACATGGACTCCACCGTCTACTGCAACGGGACCGAGGTCGGCCGCCACCCCTACGGCTACACCGGTTTCGCCTTCGATCTCACCGACCTGCTGCACACCGACGGCGTCACCGGCAACGTGATCGCGGTGAGGGTCCAGAACCGGCTTCCGAGCAGCCGCTGGTACTCCGGCAGCGGCATCTACCGCGAGGCCCGTCTGGTCGTCACGGAGCCGGTGCACGTGACCCGCTGGGGCACGTACGTCACCACCCCGGAGGTCACCGGGAAGCGGGCCGTGGTCCGGGTCGCCACGACCGTGGCGAACGCCTCCGGCGCGGGCGCGGACGTCGAGATCGTCTCCCGGGTCCGCGCGCCGAACGGCCGCACGGTCGCCCGCACGTCCTCCACGGTGGCCGTGACCGAGCAGGCCACCGAGACCCACGAGCTCTCCGTGGCCGGTCCCCGGCGGTGGGACTTCGCGACCCCGCACCACCGCTACACCCTGGAGACCGAACTGCGCGTCGGCGGCCGGGCGGTCGACTCCCACCGCACCCCGTTCGGCATCCGCACGGTCCGCTTCGACCCGGACGAGGGGTTCCACCTCAACGGCGTGCACGCCAAGATCAAGGGCGTCGACCTCCACCACGACCTGGGCGCGCTCGGCGCCGCGGTCAACATCGACGCGATCCGCCGTCAGATGACGATCATGAAGTCGATGGGCGTCAACGCGTTCCGCACCTCGCACAACCCGCCCTCGCCGGAGATGGTCCGGGTCTGCGAGGAACTCGGCATCGTGATGCTGGTGGAGGCGTTCGACTGCTGGAAGACCGGCAAGACGCGGTACGACTACGGGCGGTTCTTCGACGAGTGGTGCGAGCGGGACGCCGCCGAGATGGTGCTCGCGGCCCGCAACTCGCCGGCCGTCGTGCTGTGGTCCATCGGCAACGAGATACCCGACTCCACCTCCACCGCCGGTCTCGCCATGGCCGACCGGATCATCGCCGCGATCAGGGCGGCGGACGACACCCGCCCGCTCGTCATCGGCTCCGACAAGTACCGCAGGCCGCCCGCCAGGGGCACCGCCGCCGATCTGATGCTGGCGAAACTGGACGGCCTCGGCCTCAACTACAACACCGCCCAGTCCGTGGACGCCCTGCACGCGGCCTATCCGCACCTGTTCCTCTTCGAGTCCGAGTCGTCCTCGGAGACCTCGACCCGCGGCGCCTACCAGGAGCCCGAGCACCTCAACACGGGCGAGAACCACACCCCGGGCGGGCGGGCCACCTCGTCCTACGACAACAACCTCGCCTCCTGGACGATGAGCGGCGAGTACGGGCACAAGAAGGACCGGGACCGGAAATGGTTCACCGGGCAGTTCCTGTGGTCCGGCATCGACTACATCGGCGAGCCCACGCCGTACGACGTGTTCCCGGTCAAGGCGTCCTTCTTCGGCGCGGTCGACACGGCCGGCTTCCCCAAGGACATGTACCACCTGTTCCGCAGCCAGTGGGTCGACGAGCCGATGGTCCACCTGCTGCCCATGACCTGGAACCACGAGCCGGGCGACACGGTCGAGGTGTGGGCGTACTCCAACGTGGACACCGTCGAGCTGTACCTCGACGGGAAGTCCCTGGGCGTGCGCACGTTCGACAGGAAGAAGACCGTCGACGGACGTGCCTATCTGGAGACCACCGAGGCGACCGGCGACGACAAGACCTTCACCACCGGGCCCTACCCCGGCAGCTACACGAGCCCGGGCGGCAGCGCGGGCAAGCTGCACCTGACGTGGCGGGTGCCGTACGCGCCGGGCGAGCTGAAGGCGGTGGCCCGCAGGAAGGGCAGGACGGTCGCCACCGACGTGCTGCGCACGGCGGGCGCCCCGCACGCCGTGCGCCTCACCGCCGACCGCAGGTCCCTCCCGGCGGACGGGCGGTCGCTGGTCTTCGTGACCGCCGATGTCGTCGACGCACGCGGGACCGTGGTGCCCGACGCCGAGCACCTCATCTCCTTCGAGGTGCGCGGCGGCTCCCTCGCGGGCCTCGACAACGGCCGGCAGGAGAGCGCCGAGCGCTATCAGGCCACCACCCGCACCGCCTTCCACGGCAAGGCGCTCGCCGTCGTGCGCTCCGGCGTCGAGGCAGGCGCCCTGAAGGTGACGGCGCGGGCCGACGGACTGCGCAGGGGCACGGTCACGGTGCGCGCCACGCCCGCCCGCCAGGTCGCGGCCACCCCGGCCGCCGTCTTCGCCGCGGACCTCCCCGCGCCGGTCGACCACCCCCGGCCGGACGCCAGTCACTCGGGCCGCCCGGACACCCTGCCGGCCGCGATGCTGGACGGCGACCCGGCCACCGGGTGGTCCAACGCGTTCGTCAAGGCGGCCACCGCGCTGCTGCCCGCCTTCAGCGGGGCCCGGACGAAGGACTGGGTGTCGGTGGACTACGGACGCACCAGGGACTTCGACCGGGTGGAGGTGTCCTTCACCGTCGACGCCGCGCACAGCCTGCCCGCCTCGGTGACGGCCGAGGTCTGGGACGGTCGGCGGTACGTGCCGGTCACCGGGGCGGTCATCGACTGGGCCACCGCCTCGAACACGCCCACGGCGCTCACCTTCGACCCCGTGCGCGGCTCGAAGCTCCGGCTGAGTCTCACCAGCGGCGCGCCCGGCACGCCCCGCGGCGCGGTGCGCATCACGAGGTGGGAGGCGTGA
- a CDS encoding cysteine hydrolase family protein, translating to MTTLPDRPRTALLVIDVQKGVVAGALRRDEVIANIRTLIDTARAQGAPVVWVQHSDGELVRGSEDWHYVEELVRLDPEPLVHKSYLDSFEDTELESVLAEHGVGRVVVTGAQTDACIRSTLHGAFVRGYDVTLIGDAHTTEDLSEYGAPAPEQVVAHTNLYWSWQSAPGRTAGTVDTAKVTFEGAEAL from the coding sequence ATGACCACCCTGCCCGACCGGCCGCGTACGGCCCTGCTCGTCATCGACGTCCAGAAGGGCGTCGTGGCGGGCGCCCTCCGGCGCGACGAGGTGATCGCCAACATACGCACCCTGATCGACACCGCCCGTGCGCAGGGGGCGCCCGTCGTCTGGGTGCAGCACTCGGACGGCGAACTGGTGCGCGGCAGCGAGGACTGGCACTACGTCGAGGAGTTGGTCCGCCTCGACCCGGAGCCGCTCGTGCACAAGAGCTACCTCGACTCCTTCGAGGACACGGAGCTGGAGTCGGTGCTCGCCGAACACGGGGTGGGGCGGGTCGTCGTCACGGGCGCGCAGACGGACGCGTGCATCCGCTCGACCCTGCACGGCGCCTTCGTCCGGGGGTACGACGTGACACTGATCGGCGACGCGCACACCACGGAGGACCTGAGCGAGTACGGCGCACCGGCCCCGGAGCAGGTCGTCGCCCACACCAACCTGTACTGGTCGTGGCAGAGCGCGCCCGGCCGCACCGCGGGCACGGTGGACACGGCGAAGGTGACGTTCGAGGGGGCCGAAGCGCTCTGA
- a CDS encoding glycoside hydrolase family 9 protein, giving the protein MKRRRTALLSLAALLGAALTALPAQQAGADESEQVRNGTFDTTADPWWTSNVTAGLTDGRLCADVPGGTVNRWDSAVGQNDITLQKGSTYRFSFSASGVPEGHVVRAVVGLGAAPYDTWQEATPVLSASGESYTYTFTAPVDSAQGQVAFQVGGSAEPWRFCLDDVSLLGGVPPEVYEPDTGPRVRVNQVAYLPGGPKNATLVTDAAGKLPWRLRNAAGTTVAKGWSVPRGLDASSGQRVHTIDFGAFRKGGSGFTLVADGETSRPFDIGTDAYRRLRADAAKYYYTQRSGIAIRDDLRPGYGRAAGHVGVAPNQGDTKVPCRSGVCDYTLDVSGGWYDAGDHGKYVVNGGIAVWELMSTYERSLHARTGHPAALGDGTLALPESGNRTPDILDEARWELDFLLRMQVPDGQPLAGMAHHKVHDEQWTGLPLLPDDDPQKRELHPPTTTATLNLAATAAQAARLYKPYDKAFAAKALKAARTAWAAAVAHPKVYADPADATGGGAYNDDDATDEFYWAAAELYLTTGEKPYADFVAGSPVHTADVFVPYGFDWSRTAAAGRLDLALVPSRLPGRDGVRRSVVRGADTYLAALAAQPYGMPYAPDGNRYDWGSSHQVLNNAVVIATAYDLTGASKYRDGAVESMDYVLGRNALNMSYVTGYGEVNSHRQHSRWYAHQLDPNLPDPPAGTLAGGPNSSIQDPFAQSKLQGCVGQFCYIDDIQSWSTNETAINWNAALARMASFVADQR; this is encoded by the coding sequence GTGAAACGACGCAGAACCGCCCTGCTGTCCCTCGCGGCCCTGCTGGGCGCGGCGCTCACCGCGCTGCCCGCCCAGCAGGCCGGTGCCGACGAGAGTGAACAGGTCAGGAACGGCACCTTCGACACGACCGCCGACCCGTGGTGGACCAGCAACGTCACCGCCGGCCTCACCGACGGCCGGCTCTGCGCCGACGTGCCGGGCGGCACCGTCAACCGCTGGGACTCCGCGGTCGGCCAGAACGACATCACCCTGCAGAAGGGGTCGACGTACCGGTTCTCCTTCAGTGCCTCCGGGGTGCCCGAGGGGCACGTGGTGCGCGCCGTCGTGGGCCTCGGGGCAGCGCCCTACGACACCTGGCAGGAGGCGACGCCGGTGCTGAGCGCGTCGGGGGAGTCGTACACGTACACCTTCACCGCGCCCGTGGACAGCGCCCAGGGGCAGGTCGCCTTCCAGGTCGGCGGCAGCGCCGAACCCTGGCGGTTCTGCCTGGACGACGTGTCGCTGCTGGGCGGGGTGCCGCCCGAGGTGTACGAGCCCGACACCGGACCGCGGGTGCGCGTCAACCAGGTCGCCTACCTGCCCGGCGGGCCGAAGAACGCCACGCTGGTGACGGACGCCGCCGGCAAGCTGCCCTGGCGGCTGCGGAACGCCGCCGGGACGACGGTCGCGAAGGGCTGGAGCGTGCCGCGCGGCCTCGACGCCTCCTCCGGGCAGCGCGTGCACACCATCGACTTCGGCGCCTTCCGCAAGGGCGGCTCCGGATTCACCCTGGTCGCCGACGGCGAGACCAGCCGCCCGTTCGACATCGGCACGGACGCCTACCGGCGGCTGCGCGCCGACGCGGCGAAGTACTACTACACCCAGCGCAGCGGCATCGCGATCCGCGACGACCTGCGGCCCGGGTACGGACGCGCCGCCGGACACGTGGGCGTCGCGCCCAACCAGGGCGACACGAAGGTTCCCTGCCGGTCCGGGGTGTGCGACTACACCCTCGACGTCTCCGGCGGCTGGTACGACGCCGGGGACCACGGCAAGTACGTCGTCAACGGGGGCATCGCGGTCTGGGAGCTGATGAGCACCTACGAACGCTCCCTGCATGCCCGCACCGGGCACCCGGCCGCGCTCGGCGACGGCACGCTCGCCCTGCCCGAGAGCGGCAACAGGACGCCGGACATCCTCGACGAGGCCCGCTGGGAGCTGGACTTCCTGCTGCGGATGCAGGTGCCGGACGGACAGCCGCTGGCGGGCATGGCCCACCACAAGGTCCACGACGAGCAGTGGACGGGCCTGCCGCTGCTGCCGGACGACGACCCGCAAAAGCGCGAGCTGCACCCGCCGACGACCACCGCGACCCTCAACCTGGCCGCCACCGCCGCCCAGGCCGCCCGGCTCTACAAGCCCTATGACAAGGCGTTCGCGGCGAAGGCGCTGAAGGCGGCGCGCACCGCCTGGGCGGCCGCCGTGGCGCACCCGAAGGTGTACGCCGACCCGGCCGACGCCACCGGCGGCGGAGCCTACAACGACGACGACGCGACCGACGAGTTCTACTGGGCGGCGGCCGAGCTGTACCTGACCACGGGGGAGAAGCCGTACGCCGACTTCGTCGCCGGCTCGCCCGTGCACACCGCCGACGTGTTCGTCCCCTATGGGTTCGACTGGTCGCGCACGGCCGCCGCGGGCCGGCTCGACCTCGCCCTCGTGCCCAGCCGGCTGCCGGGACGGGACGGAGTGCGCCGGTCGGTGGTGCGCGGCGCGGACACCTACCTGGCCGCCCTGGCGGCACAGCCGTACGGCATGCCCTACGCGCCCGACGGCAACCGCTACGACTGGGGTTCCAGTCACCAGGTCCTGAACAACGCCGTGGTGATCGCCACCGCCTACGACCTGACCGGCGCCTCGAAGTACCGTGACGGGGCCGTCGAGAGCATGGACTACGTCCTCGGCCGCAACGCCCTCAACATGTCGTACGTCACCGGCTACGGCGAGGTGAACTCGCACCGCCAGCACAGCCGTTGGTACGCCCACCAGCTCGACCCGAACCTGCCGGACCCGCCGGCCGGGACGCTCGCGGGCGGGCCGAACTCGAGCATCCAGGACCCCTTCGCGCAGAGCAAGCTCCAGGGGTGCGTCGGGCAGTTCTGCTACATCGACGACATTCAGTCCTGGTCGACGAACGAGACGGCGATCAACTGGAATGCGGCGCTGGCCCGGATGGCGTCCTTCGTGGCGGATCAGCGATAG